One window from the genome of Spirosoma rhododendri encodes:
- a CDS encoding cyclase family protein, whose amino-acid sequence MSRLIDLSKPIRYNAQDPWFMRVKIKHKPHQKARWLIRLLGLPFRLFPPRFIGWADDTIQSMGVHATTHLDAPWHYAPEVAGQPAKTIDQIPLDWCYGDGVVVDMSHKADFDPITAADVQQALQQTNVSLKPGMIVLIRTGRARFNGQKNFAEVGTGMSAEATRWLIEQGIKVMGIDQWGWDLPLPYMIKQAKLRGDQNLFWEGHLVGQEHEYCHMEQLVNLESLPTTGFKVCVFPLKIVGASAAPARVVAILDDPTVTE is encoded by the coding sequence ATGAGCCGACTCATCGACCTCTCCAAGCCCATTCGCTATAATGCGCAGGACCCGTGGTTTATGCGGGTTAAGATCAAACACAAGCCGCACCAGAAAGCCCGTTGGCTGATCCGGCTGCTGGGCCTGCCTTTCCGACTGTTTCCGCCCCGCTTCATCGGCTGGGCCGACGATACGATTCAGTCGATGGGTGTTCACGCGACGACTCACCTCGACGCCCCCTGGCATTACGCGCCGGAAGTAGCCGGGCAACCGGCCAAAACCATCGATCAGATTCCGCTGGACTGGTGCTATGGCGACGGCGTTGTTGTCGACATGAGCCACAAAGCCGATTTCGATCCCATCACAGCTGCCGATGTGCAACAGGCATTGCAACAGACAAACGTCAGCCTGAAACCGGGCATGATCGTGCTGATTCGGACGGGTCGGGCGCGCTTTAACGGGCAGAAAAACTTTGCCGAAGTCGGGACCGGCATGAGCGCGGAAGCCACGCGCTGGCTCATTGAGCAGGGCATCAAGGTGATGGGGATCGACCAATGGGGCTGGGACCTGCCCCTGCCGTACATGATCAAACAGGCCAAACTACGGGGCGACCAAAACCTGTTCTGGGAAGGGCATCTGGTCGGTCAGGAGCACGAGTACTGCCACATGGAGCAACTCGTAAACCTGGAATCGCTACCCACAACCGGCTTTAAAGTCTGCGTATTTCCGCTGAAAATCGTCGGCGCATCGGCCGCACCCGCCCGCGTCGTAGCGATTCTGGATGACCCCACGGTAACCGAATAG
- a CDS encoding DeoR/GlpR family DNA-binding transcription regulator, giving the protein MLATDPSIVLVKEERKEMLLKQINLHTRVYLGDLASTLNVSEDTIRRDINELADEGKLIKIRGGAMSKAYHHTSAVQETYGHQDKRTIAEKCLPLLQNGMLILIGGGTTIRELIKLIPADLRATFVTVNPLTAVELMDKPNLEIIMIGGQISRYSQMSVGGEVYQRLSEFRADLCIIGTNAIDARSGLTDSDWETVQAKKAMIQASAKVAVLAISEKLNSVMRMKIADLQQIDYLITELPAESPQLTPYRTGNVQLR; this is encoded by the coding sequence ATGCTGGCGACCGATCCGTCTATTGTCTTAGTGAAAGAGGAGCGCAAGGAGATGCTGCTCAAACAGATTAATCTGCACACCCGTGTTTATTTGGGTGACCTGGCCAGTACGCTCAATGTATCCGAAGACACCATCCGGCGCGATATTAATGAGCTGGCCGACGAAGGAAAGCTGATCAAAATTCGGGGTGGGGCGATGTCGAAAGCCTACCACCATACATCAGCCGTACAGGAAACATACGGGCATCAGGACAAGCGCACGATCGCCGAAAAATGCCTTCCTCTGCTACAGAATGGCATGTTGATTCTGATCGGTGGGGGCACCACGATTCGGGAACTGATCAAGCTCATTCCGGCGGACCTACGGGCAACGTTCGTAACGGTCAACCCACTGACGGCGGTTGAGCTGATGGACAAGCCGAATCTGGAGATCATCATGATCGGCGGACAGATTTCGCGCTACAGTCAGATGAGCGTGGGGGGCGAAGTGTATCAGCGGTTGTCGGAGTTCCGGGCCGACCTGTGCATTATCGGTACCAACGCCATCGACGCCCGTAGTGGCCTGACCGACTCTGACTGGGAAACCGTGCAGGCCAAGAAAGCCATGATCCAGGCGTCTGCAAAAGTTGCGGTTTTGGCGATCTCCGAGAAGCTGAACAGCGTAATGCGCATGAAAATAGCCGACCTGCAACAGATCGACTATCTCATTACTGAATTACCCGCTGAGTCGCCCCAGCTAACGCCCTACCGAACCGGTAATGTGCAACTGCGGTAG
- a CDS encoding ABC transporter permease, with protein MVRNYLKIAWRNLIQNKVFSLINLLGLSIGIASCLLIFLFIMNEYSVDQFHRNRASIYRVMRNIDEEGKSISVAYLSGPYGPALLNDFKGQISRAVRVRQTNALVTSQNKSFYERKAIDADPDFFQLFSFPLLRGDAATALTNPGSVVLTESTARKYFGSIDKAFGQLVKLDKNLPLKVTGIAQDVPTSSHLSFDLVVPLANYKADPYMTQWINNAVFTYVQLAPSASLAQVERSLPGFMQKYMGPVMKQFGFRFSLSLTPLDDIYFEQGAFDNLKHGDKKVVYLFLSIAALILLVACINFMNLSTVRAMERSREIGVRKVLGAVKQHLVWQFIGESVLLTTLSCGLAVGLVALALPAYVQLLGQPIQLTAYALPITLFLIGIIVVTGFLAGSYPAFVLAAFSPIQALKGKLRLGRGSTSFRQVLVVIQFSISIVLMLGMAIVTRQLHYLKHKELGYNSAQTMVIPIENEDIYNFLTQRKGDLLGQSQVSNVSLMSGEPGGYFDAQMFDVEGHDERWRGRTEFVDFDYVKTLNLKIIAGRDLSPAFATDSTQALLLNRTAAAKLGWTPQQAIGKWLKNTLRDSTRQTVIGVVEDFNFLSLREHIEPLVIEPSDDQRVGLVRLKPGDVQAGVEAVTALYAKTKPAYPFDYRFLDEQFDQTYQADLRQQTILGVFAGLAIFIACLGLFGLASFLARQRTKEIGVRKVLGASVVSVVALLSKDFLKLVLVAIVVASPLAYYGMNRWLQSFAYRVEVSWWIFALAGLVAVLIALLTISVQSIRAALANPVKSLRSE; from the coding sequence ATGGTACGCAACTATCTCAAAATCGCCTGGCGCAACCTGATCCAGAACAAAGTATTTTCACTCATAAACCTGCTGGGTTTGTCGATTGGTATTGCCAGTTGTCTGCTGATTTTTCTGTTCATCATGAACGAGTACAGCGTCGACCAGTTTCACCGGAACCGGGCGTCGATTTATCGCGTCATGCGGAACATTGACGAAGAAGGCAAGTCGATATCCGTTGCTTATCTGTCGGGGCCGTACGGACCCGCGCTGCTGAACGATTTCAAGGGGCAGATCAGCCGGGCCGTGCGCGTGCGCCAGACAAACGCGCTGGTGACGAGTCAGAATAAGTCGTTCTACGAACGAAAGGCCATCGATGCCGACCCTGATTTTTTTCAGCTATTCTCGTTTCCGCTGCTCAGGGGCGATGCCGCAACGGCGCTTACCAATCCGGGGAGTGTGGTGCTGACGGAGTCGACGGCGCGTAAATACTTCGGTAGTATCGATAAAGCCTTCGGTCAACTTGTTAAACTCGATAAGAACCTGCCGCTGAAAGTAACGGGCATCGCGCAGGACGTACCGACCAGCTCGCACCTGAGCTTCGATCTGGTGGTGCCACTGGCCAACTACAAGGCCGACCCGTACATGACGCAGTGGATCAACAATGCCGTGTTCACCTATGTGCAGCTGGCTCCGTCAGCTAGTCTGGCGCAGGTCGAACGCAGCCTGCCGGGCTTCATGCAGAAGTACATGGGACCCGTTATGAAGCAGTTCGGTTTCCGCTTCTCGCTGTCGCTGACCCCGCTGGACGACATTTACTTTGAACAGGGCGCGTTTGATAACCTGAAACACGGCGATAAAAAAGTCGTGTATCTCTTCCTGTCGATTGCCGCACTCATTCTGCTGGTAGCCTGCATCAATTTCATGAACCTGTCGACGGTTCGGGCGATGGAGCGGTCGCGCGAGATTGGCGTCCGTAAGGTGTTGGGCGCCGTCAAACAGCATCTGGTGTGGCAGTTTATCGGCGAATCGGTGCTGCTGACTACGCTTTCCTGCGGCCTGGCCGTCGGACTGGTGGCGTTGGCGCTACCGGCCTATGTCCAATTGCTGGGGCAACCGATTCAACTGACGGCCTACGCGTTGCCGATCACCCTGTTTCTGATTGGTATCATCGTCGTAACCGGTTTCCTGGCGGGTAGCTACCCGGCATTTGTGCTGGCCGCTTTTTCGCCCATACAGGCACTGAAAGGAAAGCTTCGCCTGGGCCGGGGCAGCACGTCGTTCCGGCAGGTGCTGGTCGTGATTCAGTTCAGCATTTCGATCGTGCTGATGCTGGGTATGGCCATCGTAACGCGGCAACTGCACTACCTCAAACACAAGGAACTGGGCTACAACAGCGCCCAGACGATGGTCATTCCCATCGAGAACGAAGACATCTACAACTTTCTTACCCAGCGCAAAGGCGACCTGTTGGGCCAGAGCCAGGTGTCGAACGTGTCGCTGATGTCGGGCGAGCCGGGCGGGTATTTCGACGCGCAGATGTTCGACGTAGAGGGGCATGACGAGCGGTGGCGGGGCCGTACCGAGTTCGTCGATTTCGACTACGTAAAAACGCTGAACCTGAAGATTATCGCCGGGCGGGATTTGTCGCCGGCATTCGCCACCGACAGCACACAAGCACTTCTGTTAAATCGCACGGCAGCGGCTAAACTGGGCTGGACACCGCAACAAGCCATCGGCAAATGGCTGAAGAACACCCTGCGCGACAGCACACGTCAGACCGTTATTGGCGTGGTTGAGGATTTCAACTTCCTGTCGCTCCGCGAGCATATCGAGCCGCTGGTTATTGAGCCTAGCGACGATCAGCGGGTAGGGCTGGTTCGGCTGAAACCCGGCGACGTACAGGCGGGCGTAGAAGCGGTCACCGCCCTGTACGCCAAAACGAAGCCTGCCTATCCGTTTGACTATCGGTTTCTGGATGAGCAGTTCGATCAGACGTACCAGGCCGATCTGCGTCAACAAACCATTCTGGGCGTCTTTGCCGGGCTGGCGATCTTCATCGCCTGTCTGGGGCTGTTCGGTCTGGCGTCGTTTCTGGCCCGGCAGCGCACCAAAGAAATCGGCGTTCGGAAAGTGCTGGGTGCATCGGTCGTGAGCGTGGTAGCATTGCTCTCGAAAGACTTCCTGAAACTGGTGCTCGTGGCTATCGTTGTTGCCAGCCCACTGGCGTACTACGGCATGAATCGGTGGCTCCAGAGCTTTGCCTACCGGGTCGAGGTGTCGTGGTGGATCTTCGCACTGGCGGGACTGGTGGCGGTACTCATTGCGCTGCTAACCATCAGCGTACAAAGTATCCGGGCTGCGCTGGCCAACCCCGTCAAATCGCTCCGGTCGGAGTAG
- a CDS encoding SusC/RagA family TonB-linked outer membrane protein: MNKLSLISQRAGSPVLLLLGWLLSLPALAQTLTGKVTNGADNTTLPGVTIVEKGSTKGTVTDSDGNYSLRLSSPQATVVLSYIGFVGQEIAVGGRSVLNVALKEDQTQLNEVVVTALGITKDKKALAYSVTEVKGSDFTQARETNVANALSGKIAGVNASGLSTGAGGSSRVIIRGNGSLNGNNQPLYVINGMPIDNTTPGGSPTTNGSGLNVDRGDGIGGINPDDIESISVLKGGTAAALYGSRAANGVILITTKKGRAQKGIGIDYNSTLMFDTPAVFPDFQYEYGQGDGGVKPTTQAQATNWGRRSWGTRMDGQPYVAFDGLEHPYSPQRNNIKNFYQTGSTFTNTVALNGGSENINFRFSLANVDNKSILPNSKFNRKIANLNVNAILSKRLSLETVAQYNLEQATNRPSAGDAPGNPNWAVYMVANTVDIRQLSPGYDANGRETQWNETPYASNSYFVVNRFQNNDTKNRFIGQANLKFNILDNLYVRGSVSRDFYNFRSVGVIPTGTVYTANAAGEYHEINSSVSETNSLLTVNYDAKFGKNLSLNAFVGGNKRIYSVNDTYIDGTQFIIPFFYSYTNLSSLTTRPVNQKTATNSIFASADLDYKGIAFLTVTGRQDWFSTLSPQNNSIFYPSIGGSFVLSQAAQLPAWISFAKVRASGAQVGGATPDPYILNQTYSMVQGGHDGRPLQQVTQSNGVNLVTNSSLRPLTSTTYELGLDMKFFRNRLGLDLTYYNRKTTDDIVRTSVSRATGYQDVLLNIGQVNNSGIEMLITGNPVKTRNFNWNVSYNLAYNKNEVVKLADGLNTIEVASSVGSWAFIHNAVGRPYGVIKGYTMVRDANNNVVYNTSTGYPQRSALTELGQGVPPLTMGLSNTFTYKNFSLDVLIDGKFGNKIFSTMDVYATRFGLQKSTLPGRESGLPVSGVTPEGTPYSATIPVSGLRLYYDNLKNYTDLFLYDGSFVKLRQVVLNYNVPAGVLKPLRIQGASISLVARNPLILFRNTDNFDPESSYTNSNAQGFEAFSLPRTRSMGVNLMVKF; the protein is encoded by the coding sequence ATGAATAAACTATCCCTGATTTCCCAACGGGCCGGTTCACCTGTATTGCTGCTATTGGGCTGGCTACTGAGTTTGCCCGCGCTGGCGCAAACGCTGACAGGCAAAGTGACCAACGGTGCCGATAACACGACACTGCCCGGCGTAACCATTGTCGAGAAAGGCTCGACCAAAGGCACCGTCACCGACAGCGACGGTAATTATTCACTCCGGCTGTCGAGCCCACAGGCAACGGTCGTTCTGTCGTACATCGGCTTTGTCGGGCAGGAGATTGCCGTCGGGGGCCGCTCGGTGTTGAATGTGGCGCTGAAAGAAGATCAGACGCAACTCAACGAAGTCGTTGTGACGGCGCTTGGTATCACGAAAGACAAGAAAGCCCTCGCCTATTCGGTAACGGAAGTAAAGGGTAGCGACTTTACGCAAGCCCGCGAAACCAACGTCGCCAACGCGCTCAGCGGTAAAATCGCCGGGGTTAACGCGTCGGGTCTGTCGACAGGCGCGGGCGGGTCGAGCCGGGTTATTATCCGGGGTAATGGGTCGCTCAACGGGAATAACCAGCCGTTGTACGTCATCAACGGGATGCCGATCGACAACACGACGCCCGGCGGTAGCCCAACCACCAACGGTAGTGGCCTGAACGTCGACCGGGGCGATGGCATTGGCGGGATTAACCCCGACGATATCGAGTCGATCAGTGTGCTGAAAGGCGGTACGGCAGCGGCACTCTACGGCTCGCGCGCGGCCAACGGCGTTATCCTGATCACGACCAAGAAAGGTCGGGCTCAGAAAGGCATCGGCATCGATTACAATTCGACACTGATGTTCGATACACCCGCTGTGTTTCCTGATTTTCAGTATGAATACGGGCAGGGCGATGGTGGCGTAAAGCCGACGACGCAGGCGCAGGCTACCAACTGGGGCCGTCGGTCGTGGGGTACCCGCATGGACGGACAGCCGTACGTCGCGTTCGACGGGCTGGAGCACCCCTACTCTCCGCAGCGGAACAACATCAAAAACTTCTACCAGACGGGGTCTACCTTTACGAACACGGTGGCGCTGAACGGTGGTAGCGAGAACATCAACTTCCGCTTTTCGCTGGCCAACGTCGACAACAAGAGCATTCTGCCCAATTCGAAGTTCAACCGCAAAATCGCCAACCTGAACGTAAACGCGATCCTGAGCAAGCGGCTGTCGCTCGAAACGGTAGCGCAGTATAACCTCGAACAGGCCACCAACCGACCCAGCGCGGGCGACGCACCGGGTAACCCCAACTGGGCCGTCTACATGGTTGCGAACACGGTCGATATTCGCCAACTGTCGCCGGGCTACGACGCCAACGGACGCGAGACACAGTGGAACGAAACGCCTTACGCGTCGAACTCGTATTTCGTGGTCAACCGCTTCCAGAACAACGACACCAAGAACCGGTTCATCGGGCAGGCCAACCTGAAGTTCAACATTCTGGACAACCTCTACGTGCGGGGTAGTGTCAGCCGCGATTTCTACAATTTCCGTTCGGTGGGCGTCATCCCAACGGGTACGGTTTACACGGCCAACGCAGCGGGCGAATACCACGAGATCAACTCGTCGGTGTCGGAAACGAACTCGCTGCTGACGGTTAACTACGACGCCAAATTCGGCAAAAACCTGAGTCTGAACGCTTTTGTTGGTGGCAACAAGCGGATTTACTCCGTCAACGATACGTACATCGATGGTACGCAGTTTATCATCCCGTTCTTCTACAGCTACACCAACCTGTCGTCGCTGACGACGCGGCCGGTCAACCAGAAAACGGCCACCAACTCGATTTTTGCCTCGGCCGATCTGGACTACAAAGGCATCGCGTTCCTGACTGTTACGGGTCGGCAGGACTGGTTCTCGACACTCAGCCCGCAGAACAACAGCATTTTCTACCCGTCTATCGGTGGTAGCTTCGTCCTGTCGCAGGCGGCTCAGCTGCCGGCCTGGATCAGCTTTGCCAAGGTGCGGGCGTCCGGTGCGCAGGTGGGTGGCGCGACGCCCGATCCGTACATCCTGAACCAGACATACAGCATGGTGCAGGGCGGTCACGACGGTCGGCCCCTTCAGCAGGTAACCCAGTCGAACGGCGTCAACCTGGTGACGAACTCAAGCCTGCGCCCGCTGACATCGACGACCTACGAACTGGGTCTGGACATGAAATTCTTCCGCAACCGGCTCGGCCTCGACCTGACTTACTACAACCGCAAAACCACCGACGATATCGTCCGGACGTCGGTATCGCGGGCGACGGGTTATCAGGACGTACTGCTCAACATCGGGCAGGTTAACAACAGTGGTATCGAAATGCTGATCACGGGCAATCCGGTGAAAACGCGCAACTTCAACTGGAACGTCAGCTACAACCTGGCTTACAACAAGAACGAAGTCGTGAAACTGGCCGATGGACTGAACACCATTGAAGTGGCGAGCAGCGTGGGTAGCTGGGCGTTCATCCACAACGCGGTAGGCCGGCCCTACGGTGTTATCAAAGGCTACACGATGGTGCGCGACGCCAACAACAACGTCGTCTACAACACGTCGACGGGTTACCCGCAGCGCAGCGCACTGACCGAACTGGGACAGGGCGTACCTCCGCTGACGATGGGTCTGAGCAACACGTTCACCTACAAAAACTTCTCGCTCGACGTGCTGATCGACGGTAAGTTCGGCAACAAGATTTTCTCGACGATGGACGTATACGCCACCCGCTTCGGCCTGCAAAAGAGCACGCTGCCGGGCCGCGAAAGTGGTCTGCCGGTATCGGGTGTAACGCCGGAGGGTACCCCCTACTCAGCTACGATTCCAGTATCGGGGCTGCGCCTGTACTACGACAACCTGAAAAACTATACCGACCTGTTTCTGTACGACGGCAGCTTCGTAAAACTGCGTCAGGTGGTGCTGAACTACAACGTCCCGGCGGGTGTGCTGAAGCCCCTGCGGATTCAGGGCGCGTCGATATCGCTTGTCGCGCGTAACCCCCTCATCCTGTTCCGCAATACCGACAATTTCGACCCCGAATCGAGCTATACCAACAGCAACGCGCAGGGCTTCGAAGCGTTCTCGCTCCCCCGTACCCGCAGCATGGGGGTTAACCTGATGGTGAAATTTTAA
- a CDS encoding GNAT family N-acetyltransferase, whose product MNFTYRLATQDDLADIVALLADDALGASREQYQLPLPTAYLQAFDAISRDGNQELTVVEYKGELIATFQLTFIPYLTYQGGIRAQIEAVRVKSTYRGQGVGTALFQYAIQRATERGAHVLQLTTDKKRPDAKRFYESLGFVDSHEGMKLHLAR is encoded by the coding sequence ATGAACTTCACCTATCGTCTGGCTACGCAGGACGACCTGGCCGACATCGTTGCCCTGCTGGCCGACGACGCGCTGGGCGCCAGTCGGGAACAGTACCAGCTTCCTCTCCCCACGGCCTATCTACAGGCATTCGACGCCATCAGCCGCGACGGCAATCAGGAATTGACTGTAGTCGAATACAAGGGCGAACTCATCGCTACCTTCCAGCTAACGTTTATTCCGTATCTGACCTATCAGGGCGGTATCCGGGCGCAGATCGAAGCCGTGCGCGTCAAATCGACTTACCGGGGGCAGGGCGTCGGTACCGCGCTATTTCAGTATGCCATCCAGCGGGCCACGGAGCGAGGTGCCCACGTGCTGCAACTAACGACGGATAAAAAACGACCCGACGCGAAACGCTTTTACGAATCGCTCGGCTTTGTCGACTCGCACGAAGGCATGAAGCTTCACTTAGCCCGGTAA
- the pgmB gene encoding beta-phosphoglucomutase translates to MAIKAFLFDLDGVIVDTAIYHYQAWRRLANELGFDISEEFNERLKGVSRMESLDLILAEGGQTLSDERKQELATQKNEWYLELVSRMTPDDILPGVAPFFSQVRKAGLKTALGSVSKNAPLILERIGMGEVFDAIIDGNKISKGKPDPEVFTKGAAELEVQPDECVVFEDAVAGIEAGKRGGMHTVGLGSPDVLTQADMVAPSLEHLTVDQVLERFQG, encoded by the coding sequence ATGGCCATCAAGGCATTCTTATTTGATCTCGACGGCGTTATCGTCGACACCGCGATTTACCACTACCAGGCATGGCGCCGATTGGCCAACGAACTGGGATTCGATATTTCGGAAGAGTTTAACGAACGGCTGAAAGGTGTCAGCCGCATGGAATCGCTCGACCTGATTCTGGCTGAAGGTGGACAAACACTATCTGACGAGCGGAAGCAGGAACTGGCCACCCAGAAAAACGAGTGGTATCTGGAATTGGTCAGCCGGATGACGCCGGACGATATTCTGCCGGGTGTCGCGCCGTTTTTCTCGCAAGTACGTAAGGCAGGACTAAAGACGGCACTTGGTTCCGTCAGCAAGAATGCGCCCCTGATCCTGGAGCGCATCGGTATGGGCGAAGTGTTCGATGCGATCATCGACGGCAACAAGATCAGCAAGGGAAAACCCGATCCGGAAGTGTTTACCAAAGGAGCCGCCGAACTGGAGGTGCAACCCGACGAATGCGTCGTGTTTGAAGATGCCGTAGCTGGTATCGAAGCCGGGAAACGGGGTGGTATGCACACCGTCGGACTGGGCTCGCCCGACGTACTGACGCAAGCCGATATGGTAGCCCCGTCGCTGGAACACCTGACGGTCGATCAGGTACTGGAGCGGTTTCAGGGGTAG